One genomic region from Podarcis raffonei isolate rPodRaf1 chromosome Z, rPodRaf1.pri, whole genome shotgun sequence encodes:
- the TMEM185A gene encoding transmembrane protein 185A isoform X2, with protein sequence MNLRGLFQDFNPSKFLIYACLLLFSVLLSLRLDDKIQWSYWAVFAPIWLWKLMVIVGASVGTGVWARNPQYRAEGETCVEFKAMLIAVGIHLLLLMFEVLVCDGIERGTRFWLLVFMPLFFVSPVSVAACVWGFRHDRSLELEILCSVNILQFIFIALRLDEIIKWPWLVVCVPLWILMSFLCLVVLYYIVWSVLFLRSMDVIAEQRRTHITMAISWMTIVVPLLTFEILLVHRLDGHNTFSYIPIFVPLWLSLITLMATTFGQKGGNHFTVLPQPKF encoded by the exons ATGAACCTGAGGGGCTTGTTTCAGGACTTCAATCCCAG CAAATTTCTTATCTATGCCTGCCTGCTGCTCTTCTCAGTTTTGCTTTCTCTTCGTTTGGATGACAAGATTCAGTGGAGCTACTGGGCAGTGTTTGCTCCAATATGGCTGTGGAAGTTGATGGTAATTGTGGGCGCCTCAGTAGGAACTGGAGTATGGGCACGAAACCCACAGTATCG TGCAGAAGGAGAAACATGTGTGGAGTTCAAAGCCATGTTAATTGCAGTTGGCATCCACTTGTTACTGCTGATGTTTGAAGTGCTAGTCTGTGATGGGATTGAGAGAGGAACCCGCTTCTGGCTTCTAGTCTTTATGCCGTTGTTCTTTGTGTCTCCGGTATCCGTTGCAGCTTGTGTTTGGGGCTTTCGGCATGACAGATCTCTGGAG CTGGAAATCCTGTGTTCTGTCAATATTCTCCAGTTCATATTCATTGCACTCCGACTGGATGAAATTATCAAGTGGCCATGGCTT GTTGTCTGTGTCCCTCTGTGGATCCTGATGTCCTTTCTGTGTTTGGTTGTGCTCTATTACATTGTCTGGTCAGTCCTATTCTTACGCTCAATGGATGTGATTGCTGAGCAAAGAAGAACTCACATAACAATGGCCATCAGCTGGATGACAATCGTAGTTCCATTACTCACCTTTGAA ATCCTGCTTGTGCACAGATTGGATGGACACAATACATTCTCATATATACCCATATTTGTTCCTCTCTGGCTCTCACTGATAACTTTAATGGCAACAACATTTGGACAGAAAGGAGGCAATCATT TTACAGTTCTACCACAACCCAAATTTTAA
- the LOC128406754 gene encoding protein EOLA1-like, whose translation MKFPCLSFRQPYAGLVLNEIKTIETRWRPLLAQYESCTVAVHIAFKDWDDKAWKDILTNRLGMTVTQIEELLDAGERFGRGVVAGLIDIGETSQCPELLPPEDILVLENKAILSGLEQKYLTVISNPRWLLEPIPTRGRKDVWQVDIPEELIPSLDYS comes from the exons ATGAAGTTTCCCTGCCTTTCCTTCCGGCAACCTTATGCTGGGTTAGTTTTAAACGAAATAAAAACAATAGAGACCCGTTGGCGACCATTACTGGCCCAGTACGAGTCCTGTACCGTTGCTGTCCACATTGCTTTTAAAGACTGGGACGACAAAGCCTGGAAAGACATCCTCACAAACAGGCTTGGGATGACAGTGACTCAAATTGAAGAGCTATTGGATGCAGGTGAAAGGTTTGGAAGAGGTGTTGTGGCAG GACTAATTGACATTGGGGAGACATCACAGTGCCCAGAACTCTTGCCTCCTGAAGACATTTTGGTACTAGAAAATAAAGCCATCCTCTCAGGCCTGGAGCAGAAATACCTGACAGTTATTTCAAACCCCAGATGGTTGTTGGAACCTATTCCTACACGAGGACGCAAAGATGTCTGGCAGGTGGACATCCCAGAGGAATTGATTCCTTCTTTGGACTATTCCTGA
- the LOC128406751 gene encoding heat shock transcription factor, Y-linked-like: MATTEKNYQTEKREIDMDLPAAQTQHFSAEDEIVHSAISISSTPLHDKTAAGDTVLRSMIEENAFQALNDGPWAKRPRLTLCDDGSLEDNDFLSLTFPKKLWKIVESDQFKSLWWDDDGNCVVIDEELFKKEVLERKGPLRIFETDCMKSFIRQLNLYGFSKMRQNFQRSASLVEFLAEEKAAYAFSKLQFYHNPNFKRGCPHLLARCKRRVGIKNTPPIAFSLDEDFSESCLKSRSRSPEGQTTLGPATRESNFLAASPKDKMHKAGLRKPTMPKGLAGAAARLRSGYAASPPTPLRSSDQAAPEDNDNKVNQLAPFHLPQHTNHARVNTHEIDSTTTTSATSLYHVIPPVPNSPFAPVMGLPAFPTMYPDLSAMQAHWASLLPFCNPWFSMPMIAAASAISMSRSSHHHRTPSYHHCPNCNCASNATSASKGVGPKAADYSGYHR, from the exons ATGGCTACAACTGAAAAAAATTACCAGACTGAGAAGAGAGAAATAGACATGGACCTTCCTGCTGCACAGACTCAACACTTTTCAGCTGAAGATGAAATAGTTCattctgcaatctcaatttcatCTACTCCGTTGCATGATAAAACTGCAGCTGGTGACACAGTCTTGAGGTCTATGATAGAAGAAAATGCTTTTCAGGCTTTGAATGATGGACCCTGGGCAAAAAGACCACGGCTTACTCTCTGTGATGATGGTTCTCTTGAAGACAATGATTTCCTATCCCTCACTTTCCCAAAGAAACTCTGGAAAATTGTTGAAAGTGATCAGTTTAAGTCACTGTGGTGGGATGACGATGGGAATTGTGTTGTGATAGAtgaagaactttttaaaaaggaggttcTAGAAAGGAAAGGACCATTGCGCATTTTTGAAACTGACTGTATGAAAAGCTTCATTCGTCAGCTCAATCTCTATGGCTTTAGCAAGATGAGACAGAATTTTCAAAGGTCTGCCTCCCTTGTTGAATTTTTAGCAGAAGAAAAAGCTGCTTATGCATTTAGCAAG TTACAGTTCTACCACAACCCAAATTTTAAGAGAGGCTGTCCTCACCTTCTTGCAAGGTGCAAGAGAAGAGTTGGGATCAAAAACACACCACCCATTGCTTTCTCCTTAGATGAGGACTTCAGTGAAAGCTGCTTGAAGAGCAGGTCAAGAAGCCCAGAAGGTCAAACTACTCTGGGTCCTGCTACTAGGGAAAGTAACTTCCTTGCAGCTTCCCCAAAGGACAAAATGCACAAAGCTGGACTCCGAAAACCTACTATGCCGAAGGGCCTTGCTGGAGCAGCAGCCCGGCTGAGAAGTGGATACGCTGCTTCCCCTCCAACCCCTTTGAGGTCCTCTGACCAGGCAGCCCCGGAGGACAATGACAACAAAGTGAACCAGCTAGCTCCTTTCCATTTGCCCCAGCACACCAATCATGCTCGAGTCAACACACATGAGATTGACTCGACCACCACCACATCTGCTACCTCTTTGTATCATGTCATACCTCCTGTACCCAACAGCCCCTTTGCACCGGTGATGGGGTTGCCAGCCTTTCCAACCATGTACCCAGACTTATCAGCCATGCAGGCTCATTGGGCCAGTTTACTCCCGTTCTGTAACCCATGGTTTTCCATGCCCATGATAGCAGCggcttctgccatttccatgtcaAGATCTTCCCATCATCATCGAACTCCTTCATACCACCATTGCCCTAATTGCAACTGTGCTTCAAATGCTACTTCTGCTTCCAAAGGAGTTGGACCCAAAGCGGCAGACTACAGTGGTTACCATCGATGA
- the TMEM185A gene encoding transmembrane protein 185A isoform X1, with protein sequence MNLRGLFQDFNPSKFLIYACLLLFSVLLSLRLDDKIQWSYWAVFAPIWLWKLMVIVGASVGTGVWARNPQYRAEGETCVEFKAMLIAVGIHLLLLMFEVLVCDGIERGTRFWLLVFMPLFFVSPVSVAACVWGFRHDRSLELEILCSVNILQFIFIALRLDEIIKWPWLVVCVPLWILMSFLCLVVLYYIVWSVLFLRSMDVIAEQRRTHITMAISWMTIVVPLLTFEILLVHRLDGHNTFSYIPIFVPLWLSLITLMATTFGQKGGNHWWFGIRKDFCQFLLEIFPFLREYGNISYDLHHEDNEEAEETPVPEPPKIAPMFRKKTGVVITQSPGKYVIPPPKLNIDMPD encoded by the exons ATGAACCTGAGGGGCTTGTTTCAGGACTTCAATCCCAG CAAATTTCTTATCTATGCCTGCCTGCTGCTCTTCTCAGTTTTGCTTTCTCTTCGTTTGGATGACAAGATTCAGTGGAGCTACTGGGCAGTGTTTGCTCCAATATGGCTGTGGAAGTTGATGGTAATTGTGGGCGCCTCAGTAGGAACTGGAGTATGGGCACGAAACCCACAGTATCG TGCAGAAGGAGAAACATGTGTGGAGTTCAAAGCCATGTTAATTGCAGTTGGCATCCACTTGTTACTGCTGATGTTTGAAGTGCTAGTCTGTGATGGGATTGAGAGAGGAACCCGCTTCTGGCTTCTAGTCTTTATGCCGTTGTTCTTTGTGTCTCCGGTATCCGTTGCAGCTTGTGTTTGGGGCTTTCGGCATGACAGATCTCTGGAG CTGGAAATCCTGTGTTCTGTCAATATTCTCCAGTTCATATTCATTGCACTCCGACTGGATGAAATTATCAAGTGGCCATGGCTT GTTGTCTGTGTCCCTCTGTGGATCCTGATGTCCTTTCTGTGTTTGGTTGTGCTCTATTACATTGTCTGGTCAGTCCTATTCTTACGCTCAATGGATGTGATTGCTGAGCAAAGAAGAACTCACATAACAATGGCCATCAGCTGGATGACAATCGTAGTTCCATTACTCACCTTTGAA ATCCTGCTTGTGCACAGATTGGATGGACACAATACATTCTCATATATACCCATATTTGTTCCTCTCTGGCTCTCACTGATAACTTTAATGGCAACAACATTTGGACAGAAAGGAGGCAATCATT GGTGGTTTGGAATCCGCAAAGACTTCTGTCAGTTTCTACTTGAAATTTTCCCATTCCTAAGAGAGTACGGCAATATTTCTTACGATCTGCATCATGAAGATaatgaagaagcagaagaaacCCCTGTCCCAGAACCTCCGAAAATAGCTCCAATGTTTCGGAAGAAGACTGGAGTGGTCATTACTCAGAGTCCTGGGAAATACGTTATACCGCCTCCCAAATTAAACATTGATATGCCAGATTAA